In a single window of the bacterium genome:
- the zapA gene encoding cell division protein ZapA, with amino-acid sequence MKIESVEILGKKLQLQLGLKTSELQEVNRKINKRLKSLMVEYPNLDKIDILSFYIVELHEEMYNIKTKLAKEEKRFVKISGKLLSIENRIKKEIEKLDIETFE; translated from the coding sequence GTGAAGATAGAAAGTGTTGAAATATTAGGAAAAAAACTTCAACTACAACTTGGTCTTAAAACTAGTGAGTTACAAGAGGTTAACAGAAAGATTAACAAGCGTTTAAAATCGCTTATGGTTGAATACCCTAATCTTGATAAGATAGATATACTAAGTTTTTATATAGTAGAGTTACACGAAGAGATGTATAATATAAAAACCAAACTTGCGAAGGAAGAGAAACGTTTTGTTAAAATATCGGGAAAACTTCTTTCAATTGAAAACAGAATAAAAAAAGAAATAGAAAAACTTGACATTGAAACTTTTGAATGA